The following are encoded together in the Capsulimonas corticalis genome:
- a CDS encoding histidine phosphatase family protein: MSDTPPRIYLARHGETEWTITGQHTGMTDLPLTDRGERNAQSLGKRLAGLTFAAVFTSPLLRARQTCDLAEFGGAAQVDPDLVEWNYGEYEGRRTVDIRKERPDWRSFRDGFPGGESVAEIGARADRVVERLRAIEGDTLLFSHGHFLRFLAARWLGLPPESAQYFVLTTASLSILGYEHNLSEPAIRLWNDDRHTQE, from the coding sequence TTGAGCGACACCCCGCCCCGTATTTATTTGGCCCGTCATGGGGAAACCGAGTGGACGATCACCGGGCAGCATACGGGAATGACGGATCTTCCCCTCACCGATCGCGGCGAGCGCAACGCCCAGAGTCTGGGCAAACGACTGGCGGGCCTGACCTTCGCCGCCGTCTTTACCAGTCCCCTGCTGCGCGCTCGGCAAACCTGCGATCTCGCCGAGTTCGGCGGCGCCGCACAGGTCGATCCGGACCTCGTCGAGTGGAACTATGGCGAGTATGAAGGACGACGCACGGTGGATATCCGTAAGGAGCGCCCCGATTGGCGCTCGTTCCGCGACGGATTTCCCGGCGGCGAATCCGTCGCGGAGATCGGCGCCCGCGCCGACCGCGTGGTCGAACGGCTCCGCGCCATCGAAGGCGACACGCTCCTGTTCAGCCACGGCCACTTTCTGAGATTTCTCGCCGCGCGCTGGCTGGGACTGCCGCCGGAAAGCGCCCAATACTTCGTGCTGACCACCGCGTCGCTGAGTATCTTAGGCTACGAACACAACCTCAGCGAGCCGGCGATCCGGCTTTGGAACGACGACCGTCACACACAAGAATAA